CTTCtgttataaattaagaattaatgtttaaatagttaaaaaccACTTACATTTAGGTATTTTATTCCTTATAATTTATGTTGCACTGACTATTTtcggagttttatttttcaagtttatctCAAAACAagttttagtatttatttatgataaattcaactaaaattgtttacaaaatttgttatatttagcAATACAATACCACAAAAATAAGCAACAACCATccgcaaaaaaacaaaaaaaataaacgtttaaatggGTAAATGTTGTAAGTGTGTCTTAGGTCTTTCGTTTTCTCAAATGTACATATGTGAATGTTGATTGTTTCGcttgaattgttttatttttattgaattgtaTCATTTTGATTGGAAATAATAAACTACATACGTAGATATGAATTAAAAACACCATGTTATGAATAATCAAAACAATCGATTATATGaaatatgtgtttttatttaatttattttttttgcaataaatataTTGCACTTTAtgtgcaacaaaaatattttgaacacATAACTGcagaataaatatttaaaacactttacggcagtttcaaaagaaaatgttgAATCACATCATCATGTGTAGTGTAGTGGTTAaatactagggatgccaaacggaaCAGGATTTTTCACCTGGAATTCACATATTCAcccattaaaaactttttttgtaattttgagaCAAAATTTGAAACACATGGTTCTTGTTGGctaagaaatatattttgttaaggaattttccaaataaaagtGTATAGATGGGTGTTTTCGCCCGGCAACTAAAGATGCCATTGGGTAGATATTaaggatgccaatcccgaaatcccgggatttgtgaaaaataatcatgagatttttcgggattaacaaatcccggaaaattatgagattttttatattttaggaagatttttgaagctcccaaaatacctagaaagctaaatttcggcatacttataatactaatctcgcttcaaacgagctagattttttaattttaatcaggGAACAGCAGGTCTCCCTTGCATGGACAGACTTTTACAcaagtttattaataaatacgcgaacttattttgtgcaaaattttatgaggattgccgcataatcaagatatttatgactccTCAAAAAGTAATCCGGTGAcaattgtatggggctaggggaaatcatggaccattttcaataccaaacaaattttatcaacagATAGTATTTGTGGATatatttggcaaattttttgaaacttttcaggacacttttttgccgaaacactttaattttgctcaaacgaaaaaagatattttttattaatttttgacacttaattttatttgtggtggaatttaatttatagaacagagttttaatttttggcattcaaaatagaagaaaatttaaataaattaaaattaaatacaaagtttTGAGATTGGAatggtgcctttttaatttgtCACCAGACACACTGAGTTgtatacaaatgtttaaattttaatttatttaaattttcttctattttgaatgccaaaaattaaaactttgtgtcaaaaattaataaaaaatatcttttttcgtttgagcaaaattaacgtgtttcggaaataaaaggtgctgtaaattgttaaaaaaaaatcatgaaatagTGTATAGAAGTGTGATAAAGTGGTTCGGTCTGTATTTAGTCAGAaaatcaaaggtaaaatttcaagtattttgatgtgttaaatTCTCTCACAAGCAGTGTTGCCAGACAAAGTTTATCTTATGTCCCCAATCTGAAAGTCGATGTCcccaaaaaatccccatttcaaaattgaaatccccaattttgtcaccataaaaaaaattaaattatattgttaatactaaattttactatgttgagtttaacaaactAAAGTTGCAATCTGGCATAATAACATACGACAAGCATTTTTACATCTATTTACCTCATTgtcagttttcaaaatgttgattcATCGATTTTGGAACAAGTTGTTTGGAAGATGTCATTTTACTTTGAAACCTGCCAAAGAATTCTTGATGTTTAtccgatttttgtatgaattagtttttataactccttgagaaatcaagagctttataatattcgattttttattccagaaaaagaaagtatattttgtaaaaaatggacAAAATAAGCCATAATTTCACCGCATCGGAAGTGGaatccatttaaatataatttaaaaaaagcattgTAAAACTCATTGTCGTattaaaatagaacttaaagATAACACTCTgctgcaaaataaaactttttgtcagaacttgaaaagcgacccaaTGGTGGTTGTAGACCTAGGTGAGggaatactaaaaccgttttcaaagattttgaaacttcctcaaaattttgagttattttgaaaaaaactgttttaagtagtacttagtacctctaactcacacattttgcatatttttttcgtcgtttttcaaattcaacaaagttattttaatttttttctatgaaaacctatttttttacacagtgttttaaagacaatagaatatatagaaataaacattacttgtcgaaatcggtttatatttgcaaaagttattaaactttttcgaaaaaagttccaaagaagggtatattgagttagagctgatgtttgcaacgtgcaaaaatattgtcccaataccaaccttaaagtataccaatatgttctggatcactttctgagtcgattttgcgatgtccgtccgtccatgtaaaccttgtaatcaaactacaggtcgtaatttcaaagataatttggtacaagctcttgtattgccccaaggacgaagcctattgaatttgattagaaTGAGTACATCatttctcatagcccccatacgattgccctatctgaaaatagttaagctgtcataaatatcttagttatatagatataaaaaacaaattcagcaaaaataaattttatatatgccGAACCTGCCTCACCAAATttaccatataatgcccacttccgaaaatcattttaatgagtatagatttcttaaaaatatttcaaactcaaataaaattcaacacaaatagttttcatatacatatacagaagacatgttaagaactaaattttcttcatacattgcaataaaaatgtatatcaatgcattggtataagctttcatatcaaaataagtattgaaatgctattaaaatcaaattttgtttttttttagatattcttaacaaaaacaatacttataacttacaaatgtatcaaaagatGCACGGTATTTTAaaacgtaatcagttttctttccaaacccgttgaaaaatataaagtcggacaaaaactgactaaagCTGGCccacacggaatgatttgttcgcctgatttgtgattgaaaattttcaattacttgtgatttttaTCGCGCACATccccattaacaagtaacaagaTGTCGAACACGACCAAATCATAATCACAAATCAACCGTGTATGGCCAGCTTAAGTTACAGGTCGACGATAAGTTGAAGAAcatcattgaaaacttttttttttgaataaattctgaatttgaggatgtttttgaaattttttgacatttttttcactttcgcacagtgtaattaacatttaaatacgaagtcaaaaattggctcctagagaatgattcagctttctgtgtttagcaagaatttaaaacaatttaatatctgtgaacttttgatgaaatccttttttaatttttttattatcaaaatagTGTCCTGGaaacgaaaaatctaaaatttttgtgtttttcatcaaattctgaagaaatgaaagaaataaaatatgattatttaaacaaaatataaaaccaaatagattagaaattgaaatgtttgtcaataaatagctcttctgctttattactaggccaagtactctacattgtgaataccgctaatgtctaaaaatgtaaaatccccaaaaatggatgtaaatccccaaattttgttaaaatccccaaatccctccccacgaaattctatccccaaaaaaatcttgaaatccccaaattggggacaaatccccacatctggctacactgctcacaagtatgttgaattcacatatcacaagtacgtgtgaagagagtaattgttgttactctcagcttactctcagttgcgcctctagttgtaccccatggtagaaccaaccaggtacaattattagggagagttttcaatatttacccctacaacgtcaaataactcatttactctaatcactttttattttgttttctcaatgttttgcacgttatattaaaactaacacatatttatttggaaaaaattttatttgaattgaaacaaataaattactcaaaaaagttacacatacgagtgttgtttttgttttcacatagttttttttactaattcattctcaccacttaggtttttgataactgcgttaggtctttgacaggagagtttccgctctatggtACGTACATAGGGATGCCAGATTCAGAATCGCAAAAAGCTTGACATTGGGttttaaaaagctggacaaatcataaaaaactggacattaaaaatatgaccaagaaaatgttaatttgtgtaattatttttttaaatacttggaACACGACCTAGCGTGAAAGAAActtattacgctttaaaattacaatcggttttttatttagtatagagattgtttaaaataggaaaaactctttcacataaacatacaacttttctaaaattctcgaattcattcctttcacctttggtaaacaaaatagaaccatatcatttgacaaatctcttggtattGATTATAAGCTTCACGAAGGCAGCAGTAATCGATACATAGTTCATCGTTATctatttcttcagatatttCAAGATTTTGTAAATCTTCCAAGAAAATATGACactttatgaatttaaaaatggtattttttaaaaaagagtcaTCACAAAAATCGTAACGATTTTCTAAATAGTTAACCGatgtttttacaaaatcttCTAATTCAGTCTTAAAAGTTTTATGTTCATTAGgcgaataattttttcaaaatggtgttAACTTTGATGCCAAAAAATGTGTTATGTATTCTACATTTAAGGCTActgcattatgttttgcataaaatataaatatgcttctgataacactatgcaacaaatttcGGGTCATCGCCGCCAGCCTCAACAACTCTAATGGGAAATGAAAGTTCACCATTAACTTAACAAAACTGCCAACGGATTTTAAAAAGTTACctcgaatttaatttttatggccTCTTGAAGTTGggccatttttgatattttttacactagagtgaaaaaactataaatatataaaaatatttaatggacTTTAATTGTGCGTACTTATTGTTGCCTTGAATCCAATgtggaaaaatatgttttttcttttatttcctttatGGTGGGTGGTATAGGCGTggtcaaatataaataaattaaaaattttggattaaAATACACTACATGACATTCGttgtctttttttaaaaaattttatcaaatgaATCTGATTCTATTGAAtactacaatttattttcagaatgtaatctgaatattttgataaaaaaaacatttttaaaattttttttctgttttcacTGGaaccaatataaatattttaaagtttaaaatttaaactatatGGTTCGAAGTCTTTTTGATGTTGATGGAAGCTGTAAATTCTGAGTATCGTCACGCTCTTCTTTCGAGGCTGAATCCATTTCTGCTTCACTATCTAAATGATATGAGAACACGGTAAAactttttgtcatttattttgttcctttcttcaaaaaatacatacacatttTTGCATAAGTTATTGCTGTGTACTAATTAAAGcaagtaaattttcatttatggatattattgtcgaaaatttctatttagctggacaaattctattttagcttgaaactggacaggcatcaaaaaagctggacaatccagccaagtccagcccgGCTGGCAACCCTATACGTAcactttgtaaataatattcaaaacatagagaaaacacatagagcggaaactctgctgtcaaagacctaactcagttgtcagaaacctaagtggtgagaatgtattagtaaaaaaaaactatgtgaaaacaaaaacaacactcgtatgtgtgattattttgagtaattattttgtttgagtttttttcgagtttccgctctatgttctctattattcaaaacaaaaaatcagtTGAGTGCAAAGCAATGGATTACTCATTGTGGGTGAAAATTAAAGTCATTCATGCAGGGCTCTAATACTGATGTCGGATGTCCTCTTTAGAcaacataattaaaaacatattggttACAAAAATATGCCCCACTGTGCTATGCTAAAGCTATAAAAAACACACTGTAATATGATCCCAAAAGTGTGTCGTAAAAAGTATTCATTGAATATTTAAGATCTAAATTAGGGATTACTGATTGTCTGGCCATCCAAAcgcattaaatttgtatttcaatGAACATTTATGTGTAAGTGAGGCAATAATTCctgatttttaataacattttaaaattatttaatagtgAATATCCCCTAAATATGCTTCATAATAATTGTTAAACTCAGACAAGAAAtgttagaaactaaaaaatccgAAACATTCGGAGAAAGCCCTAAATCGAGAGTATATTTGTATAGGGGTTAGATAAAATAATGAACCGATCATAACTACCTATGTATATTCCATAATAATAGCATTTaccaaataatattaaattatgtattttcaaaattacgacTCAGAACTTAGATATTGCACTGTGGCAATTAAAAAATCGTGTTTTCATAGCACTGGCCGTACAAAGCACAAATTTACAACTTTAATTGCAGTTTGAAGATCATttatagagtaagttcgggtaatgtggtatacctatttataccctacaccaccataatggggagggtataatgcgtttgtgcagatgtttgtaacgcccaaaaatattagtctaacacccaccttaaagtataccgattagggtattcaatcgattaacctttaatcggttaaccgattaattttggacggttaactgttcgaataatttgaaattgcctattttcaaataacaaataaaccgattaatttgtgtcgattaaccgattaaccgaaattcctttttttttgcactttaaacaatttttttgtatttattttttaaattaatcaaaatctaaaacaatccaaaacggaatattctttatcgtgctcttgatttctccaacatatacaatcagcgggAGAGTTTtattccaagaaaagttttattaaatctaaagaaaaaaatcttttaaattatattatttttataaaagattatttcagaagatctcactaaaaccctaaaaaactcacacatcgctcatttgctgcaacaacgtcataattaaaaaaagtcgtttcgagaaaaacgtctttgaatgttttatgacatattactatttcttaaataaattttcaacaaatcatgcgatttcagaaatataaatagtagatgttaatatctttctaatctgtatttttacttatgaaatatacgagaaaacatgaattttaattttgatgtttacaacaacaacaaaaaaacactcacacaaaaaataattgtcttttttgaaaactatttgaaagattatagaacagcgcatattttgtattactcagttcataaaacacggattttgagttatgacgttgttgcagcaaataggcgatatgtttacaaaaattatctcaaataccttatttgctgttttttatgtttttgtaaccaaaattcgttgttgtattttcaattaaaaatgaaaatagaaattattcggttaatcgaataatttcaaattaaattaaccgattattaaccgaataaatctaaacctcgattaattatttgctcgattaaccgattaaaccgattaattgaataccctaataccgatcgacttagaaaaaactttctgagtcgattaaacgatgtccgtccgtctggtcggatggctggctggctggctgtccatgtaaaccttgtgcgcagagtacaggtcgcaattttaaagatatttctatgaaattttgtacatattattttttcgactcaaggaccaagcctattgaaactggctgaaatcggtccattatttcacctagcccccatacaaatgtcctcccgaaattggactttatcggtcataaatgtttaatttatatatgtatctccacaaataccgctccaaataagttttatatacacaaaattcatgtcaccaaattttgttacgatcggtccataattagtcatagctctcatatagacccgcttccgaaaatcactttaacgtgcataaatcgcttaaaaatgttggtatacttacaaaattcaacatagtaaactttcatgtagacataaatcacacgacctaatttcatggtgatcggtccataattcgacatagcccccatataaggcccacttccgaaaatcactcaaaaatataaattattgaaattttaaaagaaaaatgtttttgctcttttacttagtgtagggtattatatggtcgggcttgaccgaccttactttcttacttgtttttatttgactataatttttagaatcttaattcgattggaacagttctCAGCTGTTGTTATACTACAAgttaggtttacatccatgaaagtaaaaaagttttttaagttcaagtttcagagaaattttggaaagccattgaaaaaattggcgggtaatgtggtataccatgttcttttaatattgtatactaaACCGAttcatagtattttaatttgtatttgaatctTTTATTATTGTATACTAAACCAAATAATCGATTCATagtaagggtactcatttaaacgcttaagtttcccatttgtgcaaatgggcaaatttgcgcgacttgtttcatgaacccaccttttcaattttgtgcaagtttatacagaaaatttatatttgtcaaataaaaatacataaattcaacaaaagctttaataattttttttcaaattgtataaattttaattttaaaatgttgaatgaaagttaaatctttggaacaaacgatggtatacatagtttggaggactttgtttatgttctagctgttggttaatgttttcatacacaatgtcatttaatacaatcattctgttccaaagttacacaattttcacatgcacaaaatgtttatattttatttgatttttatttcttataaataaaagtaaacaaaagcagctgattcatcaaatgcacaataaattcaagtttgcgagtctaaattgtcgcgcaaacttatcggagttgtgcaaacgaatttccatacattttttgacatttcatttgcgagagtgtaaaaatgcacagtttgcgaggcttttaagcgtttacatgaggacccttttttttaatttgtatatgagttgcgttttatttaaatcatcttcaatGAATGCGGTTATAGTTGGCGGCTGACTAAGCTTACCAaaagctcctcaatacattcttcgcttcgtaggaTACATTGAATATCTGATGCGAAAATAGTGTCTATCTCGTTGTTTCTAATAGCTTAGATAGCTttcttcaaatcttccgctgcccattttATTACTTCAGctttctttggcatattatttgtttgaaattctttagctataccacattagccgaccacgtggtttattgaaattattataaaattaaacatatacactaaatatgcAATATTGTtgcatttgactttaaaattaaattaatgaattttaaaacacgtgattttagaaaaaaataatttttatcagatcacaaaaaaagataacgctgattttttacaactgaatCAGCCCAATTATCGGATGGGcgtgtaaaaatccaattttttcattataccgctaatgccataaaaattgatgtgtgtatgtatgtatgttccgtatggactcaaaaatggatggatttattatcattgaaggttggattacTGACTTTTTCCGACACTGTCGGATCGAGaccgagatgcaatataaaacagatgttttctaaaggccagctaCGCGGACCGGGTTTAGCTAGTCATGAAGAAaaaatccgcgggagtttttcccatttttcctattcaaattcagtgTTAAAAATGGGATAATGTAAAAAActcggattttttattcatgattaggctgatagttttttctactaatacattctcaccacttaggtttctgagaACTgcgttaggtctttgacaggagagtttccgctctatgtctattctctatcaaaaatcaaatttaaacaaatggaGGAAGAAAATTGAGACAATAATCTCATCATATTTTATTAGTGGCTCGTAAATATGTTGTTTATGTGTTAAATTGCTAAGTCATTTAActtaattactaaaaaaataagtGTAATAGACGTAGTAATAACATAATTCAAAGAATTTAAAGCAGTGTTTTTATGAACCATTTTTAtagttaatttaaagtttatttttatttaattttatagttcaTATAAAAGTACAGCAAAAGCAACAGCGCTATGATAAAACCTACCAACAATGATCGCAAGTCATTAACGACAAAGCCAACGATGATGATGTCGTTAACATTGGCCATTATTATGATGGCAATTACTCtattcaacaacaaaataaccTCAGCAGAGGCACAAGGTCAACTATCCGTCGACGATGATTTCTCAAGACTGTTaggaaaatgtaaaatgtttgaTGAAGATTTCGATTCGTGTATGAAGGATGTATTTAATGATTTGAGAGCCTACTTTCCAACTGGTAAATAAAGTAAAtgtagtttttatagaaaatactgttacaatttgattattttgtttagGTGTGCCTGATTACCACATAAAACCTTTTGATCCGCATAGAGCCTCATTTGTGGAGATCCGACGAGGTGATCAAAAAGGTTTGGttggttttaaattaattctacGCAATGTTACCGAATATGGTTGGAGCCGATCAGAAGTTACCAAATACCATACAGATCATGAGCAAAAACGTATAATTTATTCACAGTATTTTCCCGAAAAGAGTCTGGATGGTTGGTATGAGTTTTCGGGTACCGTATTTGGTACACCAATTAAAAGAAAAGGTTTTTGGAATATGACTTTATATGATTACAggtaaatattcaattaaacaattatatacatacatactacatacctATTGAATGTTTGGATTTTCTTTCAGTCAAACTACTAGTGTCAGACGTTTAGGCGAGCCGGGCTCTCTCTTAAAAGTCCATATAGAAATCGATCGAATTGGCGGTTTAAAGATGCATATCTCTGATGCTTTGGCTCCTGGTCGTGCTAGATTGGATAATGTCTCGGATGGTGTTATCAATAGTATGTGGCCTATTGGTTTGCCATTTATTAAGCCAATAATAAATGATCTTATTAGTACAGCTTTTACCGATATCTTTAACGAATCCTTTAGATATTTCCCAATGGACCGTTTTTTAAGATATTCATGATTTTTTGAGTCTTTGTAGATTTTTAAGTTGTTATTCAAGTCATAATTGTTGCCTTTTTAAAACGACTGTTATATTAGTTAGTAGGAAAATTTATTGGTTTTATATctaaacttttttcaataaaaacaaaatactcacTACACGAtagaacataaaataaaatgatattaaatgggtttttattaaaacaaaaaaaaaaatggtagaAATATTCGTTCAAATTGGGAGAAACCTTAATTGCAAAAAGAGATTTTGAAATTGCATAAATAGAGTATGTTCTAGGGTTCTAGAACATACTCTATGTTACCGAATATGGCTGGAGCCGATCAGAGAAACCTTAATTGCAAAAAGAGATTTTAAAATTGCATAGAACATACTATGTTCTTTGCTATAAACTAAATTATACACGCGGCCTTTGCCGCAGAACcaaaaaaatctactattttctCATATTGTCTAGGTTTCCCTTTAAACATTTAatgtaatttatgaaaaataaaataaattttgtttaaaattttgtgaatcacTGATGCAGGAACTTACAAACTTTACAACAGAAAACTAAAAGATGCTTTGGTTGCAAACATTTGTTCCATCACAGTGATGCAATATTACTACATTTACGAACGCACCCTTGCTTTTGTATCACATAGTTGTATTTATCGAAAGGGAAAAGATTAGATTAGAAGGGAGTGTACTAGGGTGGGTACAATTTTTTGGACAACAGGCGTATAGCAAAAAAGTAATCTACGAAAATTTCCCCAAGAAACTATGGGTGTAAAATCAAAGCCTAGCTCCCGCTGAGAGATTTCAAAATACACGTTTATGAAAtttcactgtccaacaaattgagtatttttgattggaacagaatagcgaccctataattctaaaaggacatgttgagtagatcatttttgtagaataaacttatagtccagcttaatgttttaatttttttgaacgaAGGGAACATTATACAAACTCAAGACACAATAATATAAGGTACACtctgtagaaaataaattctcaattatacaattcttgtaacgtcaaacaaaagaaaatatgaaaaaaaatcaaaatcaaagtttgacgttattcTACCGTCTACAATTAtaagttgtaagttaatgtctgagggattcttattgtcagaataactctgtggaattttatggggaacatttttgtggaagatcttaaccctctatctccacTCTTTAGAGGTCAATTATacccttttttgagaaaatcaaaaaaaaaatcctttaaaaaaggacatttaaggatttaaatattctacgaaaatgtttgccggtaaattttagtggaggtcaccaaagataccaaagttgtaaataacgCTCTTTACGCTTACACTGCACATTTGGATAAAAACTAAATTCTCTATGAATAAAttgttggtgattttttttaattttgtaggcCCGAGGTGAGCAACCTTGGTACGAAAAAAGGTAAATCACTgactatgtgaaatttcattaagacgagttaccgaattatttccaaaataaaaagttttgtaaaccactgtgcggtctaatgttgttgttgttgtagcagcgtgAACAatgggccttttcggaaatgcatcactgcacTGCATTTGATGCGCATCTGTGATTAGTTTGCGATGCTCATGCAAATCAGCTGATGCTGATGCGCAGACAATGCATCAGCCATTTTTGTGATGCTTGTTTGATGGGTTTTTGCGCATCATGT
The nucleotide sequence above comes from Calliphora vicina chromosome 1, idCalVici1.1, whole genome shotgun sequence. Encoded proteins:
- the Jhbp16 gene encoding uncharacterized protein Jhbp16 — its product is MMAITLFNNKITSAEAQGQLSVDDDFSRLLGKCKMFDEDFDSCMKDVFNDLRAYFPTGVPDYHIKPFDPHRASFVEIRRGDQKGLVGFKLILRNVTEYGWSRSEVTKYHTDHEQKRIIYSQYFPEKSLDGWYEFSGTVFGTPIKRKGFWNMTLYDYSQTTSVRRLGEPGSLLKVHIEIDRIGGLKMHISDALAPGRARLDNVSDGVINSMWPIGLPFIKPIINDLISTAFTDIFNESFRYFPMDRFLRYS